A genomic region of Pseudomonas abietaniphila contains the following coding sequences:
- a CDS encoding DMT family transporter, whose translation MPSVYFFLALAAGAMLPLQAVVNARLARAVDGPLWAAAISALVVSVVLAGIALASGKPWPRPALMVGLPWWAWVGGLCGAVVLSATAAVAPRLGAGCMIALIMVGQVVTALALDRLGWFDMAVQYLTIKKLVAAVILIFGAVLMGM comes from the coding sequence ATGCCTTCAGTATACTTTTTTCTAGCACTGGCAGCTGGAGCGATGCTGCCATTGCAGGCGGTTGTTAACGCGCGACTGGCCCGGGCCGTCGATGGTCCTCTATGGGCCGCCGCAATCTCCGCCTTGGTAGTGTCAGTGGTTTTGGCCGGTATCGCGCTAGCATCTGGCAAGCCTTGGCCAAGGCCTGCGCTTATGGTCGGGCTACCTTGGTGGGCGTGGGTTGGTGGACTATGCGGGGCGGTGGTTCTTTCAGCTACGGCAGCGGTTGCACCTCGTCTCGGGGCTGGCTGTATGATCGCACTGATCATGGTAGGCCAAGTAGTTACTGCTCTAGCTTTGGATCGGCTGGGTTGGTTTGATATGGCTGTGCAATATTTGACTATAAAAAAACTGGTAGCAGCAGTAATTCTTATTTTCGGAGCCGTGCTGATGGGAATGTGA
- a CDS encoding 2-hydroxychromene-2-carboxylate isomerase: protein MSPIFFYFDLVSPYAYLASNLIETLAAKHGREVEWRPFRIGVAVVKVMGLKPAMETPLKSDYIRTDVSRMAKVLGLGITSNLQMFDPVPAQRVLHGAKLEDRARLAKALLHARWVEDLDLTNNSTLVDIAGSAGVDGLTVQNALESLDTKIAVRHATEEAIALGVFGSPTFRIENELFWGVDRLWLVDHYLQEGCRYIAAAGDSASKS from the coding sequence ATGAGCCCAATATTTTTCTATTTTGACCTCGTTTCTCCCTATGCCTATCTCGCCTCTAACCTCATTGAGACGCTTGCCGCTAAACACGGTCGAGAGGTCGAATGGAGGCCCTTTCGCATAGGCGTCGCTGTGGTTAAGGTGATGGGGCTGAAACCCGCTATGGAGACGCCTTTAAAAAGCGACTACATCCGGACTGACGTGTCACGGATGGCTAAGGTGCTTGGATTAGGCATAACGTCGAATCTTCAAATGTTTGATCCCGTACCCGCCCAGCGTGTGTTACATGGCGCCAAGCTAGAAGATCGCGCTCGTCTCGCTAAGGCATTACTGCATGCGCGATGGGTTGAGGACCTCGATTTAACTAATAACTCAACATTGGTTGACATCGCAGGGAGCGCAGGGGTTGACGGATTAACGGTGCAGAACGCTCTTGAATCCCTTGATACCAAAATCGCCGTTCGCCATGCTACCGAGGAGGCCATCGCCTTGGGAGTGTTCGGATCACCAACGTTCAGGATCGAAAATGAACTGTTTTGGGGGGTAGATAGATTGTGGCTAGTCGACCACTACCTTCAAGAAGGCTGCCGTTATATAGCCGCAGCCGGGGATTCCGCTTCGAAATCCTGA
- a CDS encoding helix-turn-helix domain-containing protein produces MPCYLPGAVHGLRSRVEIKDAVVQLFSHHTSAKPILVPAVVEPLVVFVLAGSAIVEEREIGGSWQAVSVKAGDFFLTNTDEPYEMRWTTHECETFEVMHVYLGLSYINTAAKEYLGPISLPVVFKDVSGGQDETVRSMLHHLKHEVLEETEPSFLLIGGIVQALAVHLIRAYLCSSGRSRNPSALQAYKLRRVVGAMHQQLSQDFNLHFFAKVANLSEFHFSRLFKASTGFSPHRYFIRLRIKRAQHLLLQTNMSVIDISAEVGYSSPSHFSQVFRREVGVTPTDYRR; encoded by the coding sequence ATGCCCTGTTATCTGCCGGGCGCCGTTCACGGATTACGTTCTCGCGTAGAGATCAAGGATGCCGTCGTGCAGCTCTTTAGCCATCACACCAGTGCGAAGCCAATCCTCGTTCCTGCTGTTGTTGAACCGCTCGTGGTGTTCGTGCTGGCCGGTTCGGCGATAGTTGAAGAGCGCGAGATCGGCGGCAGTTGGCAGGCGGTCTCAGTCAAGGCTGGAGATTTCTTTCTGACCAATACCGACGAACCGTACGAGATGCGCTGGACAACCCATGAGTGTGAGACATTCGAAGTCATGCATGTCTACCTTGGCCTCTCCTACATAAACACCGCCGCCAAAGAGTACCTTGGCCCGATATCCCTGCCGGTGGTGTTTAAAGACGTCTCTGGAGGGCAGGACGAAACCGTTAGATCGATGCTGCATCATCTGAAGCATGAGGTGTTGGAAGAGACAGAGCCAAGCTTTTTATTGATCGGCGGGATCGTGCAGGCCCTGGCAGTGCACCTGATACGCGCTTACTTGTGCAGCTCCGGTCGGTCGCGCAACCCTTCCGCGTTGCAGGCCTACAAGCTTCGTCGCGTAGTCGGTGCCATGCACCAACAGCTCTCACAGGATTTCAATTTGCATTTTTTTGCCAAGGTGGCAAATTTAAGTGAATTCCATTTCAGCAGGCTTTTCAAAGCTTCAACAGGCTTTTCACCACATCGGTATTTTATCCGGCTGAGAATCAAGCGCGCGCAGCATCTGTTGCTTCAAACCAATATGAGCGTCATAGATATAAGTGCTGAGGTTGGGTACTCCAGTCCGAGCCATTTCTCTCAGGTTTTCCGCCGCGAGGTCGGTGTCACGCCAACCGATTACCGCAGGTGA
- a CDS encoding SDR family NAD(P)-dependent oxidoreductase, with product MVDFNAAIPREVEGKVALVTGAASGIGKAVALLMHARGAKVIAEDMNRSVEDLARPGLVPLVSDISKDGAAERAVGLAVDTFGKLDILVNNAGIIMNKLLVDMTREDWESIQAVNATAAFLHSREAVKVMTPRKSGAIVNIASYASYFTFPTIAAYAASKGALAQLTRTLAIEVIEHGIRVNAVGVGDVVTNILNSVVEDGPGFLAKHGEAAPIGRAAQPEEIAEIVSFLASDRASFVVGSIVMADGGMTVSAG from the coding sequence ATGGTTGATTTCAACGCAGCTATTCCTCGCGAAGTTGAAGGCAAGGTCGCATTGGTCACAGGTGCAGCAAGTGGTATCGGTAAAGCAGTGGCTTTGCTCATGCACGCTCGCGGCGCGAAAGTCATTGCCGAAGACATGAATCGGTCTGTTGAAGATCTTGCGAGACCAGGTTTGGTTCCGCTGGTCTCCGATATTTCCAAAGATGGCGCAGCTGAACGTGCGGTGGGGCTGGCTGTAGATACGTTTGGTAAGCTCGACATTTTGGTGAACAACGCTGGGATCATCATGAATAAGCTTCTTGTCGACATGACCCGCGAGGATTGGGAGAGCATCCAAGCGGTGAACGCAACCGCAGCCTTCCTTCATAGCCGCGAGGCGGTAAAGGTGATGACCCCCAGGAAGAGCGGAGCCATCGTCAACATCGCGTCCTATGCCTCATATTTCACTTTTCCCACGATCGCTGCCTATGCCGCATCAAAAGGGGCATTGGCTCAATTGACTCGAACATTAGCCATTGAGGTCATTGAACATGGGATTCGTGTTAACGCAGTAGGCGTCGGCGATGTCGTCACTAACATCCTCAACTCGGTTGTTGAGGATGGACCTGGATTCCTTGCTAAGCATGGAGAGGCCGCGCCCATCGGGCGCGCCGCACAGCCAGAGGAGATAGCCGAGATTGTATCGTTCCTGGCGTCGGACCGCGCGAGCTTCGTGGTGGGCTCTATAGTAATGGCGGACGGTGGCATGACGGTATCCGCAGGTTGA
- a CDS encoding TetR/AcrR family transcriptional regulator, with the protein MTKKIAPSSRPGRPREFDSDAVLDKAVLRFTEHGYHGSSISDLQIALGLTAGSIYKAWGDKRGLFLAALERYIEVRTRSIGDCLAGCLSARDKIQALMEQYVQLSIGKSGRSGCLVVETAVELAVSDAEIAERVAAQQKSREMQLKRLIEAAQIEGSVNSDLDSVSVARLMLAVQQGMRVLGKTGTSSKAMNSMVHELMRLLG; encoded by the coding sequence ATGACCAAAAAAATTGCCCCTTCATCCCGCCCTGGCCGCCCGCGCGAGTTCGACAGCGATGCTGTGCTTGATAAGGCCGTCTTGCGCTTCACTGAACATGGCTACCATGGATCGTCAATTTCTGACCTCCAAATAGCACTTGGGCTTACCGCAGGGAGTATCTATAAGGCCTGGGGCGACAAGCGCGGGCTTTTTTTGGCGGCACTAGAGCGTTACATCGAGGTTCGGACCCGGTCTATCGGGGACTGCCTTGCCGGCTGTCTATCTGCCCGCGACAAGATCCAAGCGTTGATGGAGCAGTATGTTCAATTGAGCATCGGCAAGTCCGGCCGTTCTGGATGCCTGGTGGTAGAGACTGCTGTTGAGCTTGCGGTTTCAGACGCTGAGATTGCCGAACGTGTGGCAGCTCAGCAAAAATCACGCGAAATGCAGCTGAAACGCCTAATCGAAGCAGCTCAGATCGAAGGATCAGTCAACTCTGACCTCGATAGCGTGTCTGTGGCAAGACTGATGCTTGCCGTTCAGCAGGGTATGAGAGTTCTGGGCAAAACCGGCACGTCATCGAAAGCCATGAACTCGATGGTGCATGAGTTGATGAGGCTGCTCGGCTGA
- a CDS encoding alpha/beta fold hydrolase produces MNNHPDQPRFVGTEFFVRTNFWGVFQNGSVKVGDVNLHYVEGGVGKPILLIPGWPQSWYAWRYVMAALVDAGRRVIAIDPRGMGDSDAPPQGYSLGEVAAEIREFASTIGLLEQGPIDLAGHDVGTWIAYALAADWPSDVRRLAVLDALVPGISTPRTDLPPAEASIRSWHFAFNQLDQLPEILISGREQEFLTWLFKAKSMQSWTIAPEDVAIYARQLAAPGALRAASSYYQCALSPEGVAANRKRSETLLEMPVLALGAERGAGDTIVSALRTLAKDVEGGVILGAGHYLPEEASSRVAAEFVRFFGSDTEFEGGFHR; encoded by the coding sequence ATGAATAATCACCCAGATCAGCCAAGGTTCGTGGGGACGGAATTTTTCGTCCGCACTAATTTTTGGGGAGTCTTTCAAAACGGCAGCGTTAAGGTCGGGGATGTCAATTTGCACTATGTTGAAGGCGGTGTCGGCAAACCGATTCTGCTGATACCTGGCTGGCCACAGAGTTGGTACGCCTGGAGATACGTTATGGCAGCGCTCGTGGATGCCGGACGTCGAGTGATTGCAATCGATCCTAGAGGCATGGGTGATAGCGATGCTCCTCCGCAAGGCTATAGCCTCGGTGAGGTAGCCGCTGAGATTCGCGAGTTTGCCAGCACGATCGGCTTGCTAGAGCAGGGCCCAATTGACTTGGCCGGGCATGATGTCGGAACCTGGATCGCATACGCATTAGCCGCCGACTGGCCCTCCGATGTTCGGAGATTGGCCGTGCTCGACGCACTGGTACCTGGCATATCGACGCCCCGAACCGACCTACCGCCTGCTGAGGCGAGTATCCGAAGCTGGCACTTTGCGTTCAATCAGCTTGATCAACTTCCCGAAATTCTCATCAGCGGTCGGGAGCAGGAATTTCTGACCTGGCTGTTTAAGGCAAAATCCATGCAATCTTGGACAATCGCTCCTGAGGACGTAGCGATCTATGCGCGACAACTTGCAGCACCTGGCGCCTTGCGCGCTGCCAGCTCTTACTACCAATGCGCGCTTTCTCCTGAAGGTGTAGCCGCCAACCGTAAGCGGTCGGAGACATTGCTAGAGATGCCGGTACTCGCGCTCGGAGCGGAGCGGGGCGCTGGTGACACCATTGTGAGCGCGCTACGAACTTTGGCCAAGGACGTGGAGGGCGGTGTAATACTTGGCGCTGGTCACTATTTGCCTGAAGAAGCTTCCAGCCGCGTCGCGGCCGAATTCGTCCGTTTTTTTGGCAGCGATACTGAATTTGAAGGAGGGTTTCATCGATGA
- a CDS encoding glutathione S-transferase family protein, which translates to MIQRLKRDASNGPLRRLGDMVLYQFRMGTNPRRVSIYLSEKGIDVPRYELDYANLEHRTPEYLMINPAGRAPTLVTDDGTVITEAAAIVEYIEELFPQPAMIGTSPEQRAKVRALERIGNDLIARSMLWLWNTTDAFPRKEPKPSKAFAEMLYRHVQELLDVLELTIGENEFLAGDAPTIADCTVFPIFQTARERFKLPYAEHYPRLNAWYENFRTRKSAQY; encoded by the coding sequence ATGATTCAACGTTTAAAGAGAGATGCTTCAAACGGCCCCTTGCGAAGGCTGGGCGACATGGTGCTCTATCAGTTCCGCATGGGAACGAACCCGCGCAGAGTTTCCATTTATCTATCAGAAAAGGGTATTGACGTTCCCCGCTATGAACTTGACTACGCAAACCTGGAGCATCGCACACCCGAATATTTAATGATCAATCCTGCTGGACGTGCGCCTACATTGGTCACCGATGACGGTACAGTGATCACGGAAGCGGCGGCCATTGTCGAGTATATCGAGGAGCTTTTTCCTCAGCCGGCCATGATAGGCACATCCCCGGAACAACGCGCTAAGGTTCGTGCATTGGAGCGTATTGGAAATGACTTAATTGCGCGCAGCATGCTTTGGCTGTGGAACACGACCGACGCATTCCCTCGGAAAGAGCCGAAGCCTTCTAAAGCATTCGCGGAGATGCTTTACCGACATGTTCAGGAGTTACTGGATGTTTTGGAACTGACTATCGGCGAAAATGAGTTCCTGGCGGGGGATGCTCCCACGATCGCAGACTGCACTGTGTTCCCGATATTTCAGACAGCACGTGAGCGATTCAAACTTCCCTACGCTGAACACTATCCCCGTCTGAATGCCTGGTATGAGAATTTCCGCACTCGCAAAAGCGCTCAATATTGA
- a CDS encoding SDR family NAD(P)-dependent oxidoreductase: protein MAKLSGKIALVTGGTSGIGLATAKRFIEEGAFVFITGRSRESVDKALSELGEQAQGIRADVTKREDLRLIVEAIEKRSERLDILVMSAGIADYSPLVETSEAHFDKTFDTNARAPLFVMKEVLPLMPSGASVVLIGSIAGFIGTAGYGAYGASKAALRAYARTWTNELSERGIRVNVVSPGPIDTPMFDAVSEEVRKSVSDLIPLRRLGKPEEVAAAALFLASDESSFIAGSELCIDGGMAQV from the coding sequence ATGGCAAAGCTAAGTGGAAAAATAGCCCTCGTAACTGGTGGTACGAGTGGTATCGGGCTGGCGACAGCTAAGCGCTTCATTGAGGAAGGCGCCTTTGTCTTCATCACAGGTCGCAGCCGGGAATCAGTGGATAAAGCGCTGTCCGAGCTTGGCGAGCAGGCACAGGGGATCAGGGCTGACGTTACTAAGCGCGAGGACCTGCGCTTGATCGTTGAAGCCATCGAAAAACGCTCAGAGCGGTTGGATATCCTCGTAATGAGCGCTGGAATCGCCGACTACTCCCCGCTTGTCGAAACGTCCGAAGCGCATTTCGACAAAACATTCGATACCAACGCGCGAGCGCCTCTGTTCGTCATGAAGGAGGTATTGCCGCTGATGCCCTCCGGCGCCAGCGTGGTGCTGATCGGTTCGATTGCGGGTTTTATCGGCACTGCGGGGTATGGAGCCTACGGCGCCAGCAAAGCGGCGCTGCGGGCGTACGCCAGGACTTGGACCAACGAACTGTCCGAGCGCGGCATCAGGGTGAACGTGGTCAGCCCAGGGCCTATAGATACCCCGATGTTCGATGCTGTATCCGAGGAAGTCAGAAAATCGGTGTCCGACCTAATCCCACTCCGACGCCTCGGCAAGCCGGAAGAAGTCGCCGCAGCGGCTCTGTTCCTCGCCAGCGATGAAAGCAGCTTTATCGCGGGATCTGAACTTTGCATCGATGGAGGCATGGCACAGGTTTAA
- a CDS encoding winged helix-turn-helix transcriptional regulator, with translation MDTLKPKIADQVFAEALATRPVLDQIANKWSVLILTVVCTEPARFNAIKRRLEGITHKALTEALRRLERNGLVSRRVITASPIAVEYSITQLGLSLQKPFSALFDWAVQHQLDVEEAQQNFDLLNTKRSEAVQAV, from the coding sequence ATGGATACCCTTAAGCCGAAAATTGCGGATCAGGTATTTGCCGAAGCGTTGGCGACTCGCCCAGTCCTTGACCAGATCGCGAACAAATGGTCAGTGTTAATCCTCACGGTGGTATGTACCGAGCCCGCGCGCTTCAACGCCATTAAGCGACGCCTTGAAGGCATCACTCATAAAGCGTTGACTGAAGCACTCCGGCGCCTGGAGAGAAACGGACTTGTCTCAAGACGAGTTATTACCGCGTCCCCCATTGCTGTGGAATATTCGATCACGCAACTCGGATTATCGTTGCAGAAGCCTTTTTCGGCACTGTTCGACTGGGCGGTACAGCATCAGCTAGATGTTGAAGAGGCACAGCAAAACTTCGATCTCCTAAATACCAAGCGAAGCGAAGCGGTACAGGCGGTTTAG
- a CDS encoding AraC family transcriptional regulator, with protein sequence MSLRDTNIAARRAELVTSIERIAKGYGVFPTHIPQLNFVRSDTPTDTIHTIHKPGLCFIAQGRKEVRLWNQSYVYDPLNYLVVTLTLPLAGRVIEATPEHPYLCIRLDIDPAEIAQMVIEADLIGGPAGDVGRGLHLDQIDASVLDAILRLVKLLDNPCDIPALAQLAVKEIYYRLLQGRQGHLLREIAIGGSHTHRITHAIDWLNRNFAAPMNIRELARLAKLSSSTLHHRFKAITAMSPLQYQKQLRLHEARRLMISEQMDVTEARFKVGYESHSQFSRDYSRLFGTLPSRDIAMARCTA encoded by the coding sequence ATGAGCCTTCGAGACACGAATATCGCAGCACGCAGGGCGGAGCTTGTCACATCAATTGAACGGATCGCTAAAGGATATGGCGTATTTCCAACTCATATCCCCCAACTTAATTTTGTTCGCAGCGATACCCCAACCGATACGATCCATACGATCCACAAGCCCGGCCTGTGTTTCATTGCACAGGGGCGCAAAGAGGTGCGTCTGTGGAATCAAAGCTATGTGTACGACCCCCTGAATTACCTTGTAGTTACACTTACTTTGCCTCTGGCGGGGAGGGTCATTGAAGCAACCCCAGAGCACCCATATCTGTGTATTAGGCTGGATATCGACCCTGCGGAGATCGCACAAATGGTCATTGAAGCAGATCTCATAGGAGGTCCTGCCGGAGATGTCGGTAGAGGTCTGCATCTGGACCAGATTGATGCGTCGGTGCTGGATGCAATCCTTCGCCTAGTCAAACTCTTGGATAATCCATGTGACATACCCGCCCTTGCCCAGCTCGCGGTCAAGGAAATTTACTACCGCTTGCTCCAGGGCCGGCAAGGCCATCTACTGCGCGAAATTGCCATTGGCGGGAGTCATACACATCGCATTACCCATGCAATAGATTGGCTGAATCGCAATTTTGCCGCACCGATGAATATTCGTGAACTGGCGCGCCTAGCGAAACTAAGCAGCTCCACCCTTCACCACCGTTTCAAAGCCATTACTGCCATGAGTCCTTTACAGTATCAAAAGCAACTGCGCCTGCATGAAGCTCGGCGCCTGATGATCTCAGAACAAATGGACGTCACTGAGGCACGTTTCAAAGTAGGGTATGAAAGCCATTCGCAATTTAGCCGAGATTATAGCCGTTTGTTTGGCACCCTCCCCAGCAGAGATATCGCGATGGCCCGATGTACCGCCTAG
- a CDS encoding NADH:flavin oxidoreductase/NADH oxidase, with amino-acid sequence MSSLFEPFTLKGITLRNRIVAAPMCMYAVKDGVIGEWHKAHLAQLAAGGAALITVEATAVSPEGRITWGDTGLWNDQQAEAFRPAVAAIKAAGAVAGIQIGHAGRKASANRPWEGDDQIADEQPNGWATIGPSPIAFGGQKSWKVPSAMSITDIARVQDDFVKAAQRALNAGFEWLELHFAHGFLAHSFLSPHSNHRKDIYGGTFANRARFILETFSAVREVWPDEFPLSARLGVVEYDGRDEETLAESIELIKLLKQAGIDFVSVSVGFSVPEATIPWSAPAFMAPVAKRIRQECDLPVALAWGVGEPTVADEAIQHGHADLIAVGRALLANPRWPYAAAKSLGLDRASWLTLPASYAFWLENFEVRTPDDAA; translated from the coding sequence ATGTCAAGTCTATTCGAACCTTTTACGCTAAAGGGTATTACTTTGCGCAATCGTATCGTTGCGGCGCCCATGTGCATGTACGCGGTAAAAGATGGAGTGATTGGCGAGTGGCATAAAGCTCACTTAGCGCAGCTCGCAGCTGGCGGCGCTGCGCTTATCACAGTCGAAGCGACAGCAGTGTCGCCGGAAGGTCGAATAACTTGGGGGGACACCGGTCTATGGAACGACCAACAAGCGGAAGCGTTTAGACCTGCAGTTGCGGCAATCAAAGCAGCGGGCGCGGTGGCCGGGATTCAAATCGGGCATGCTGGTCGTAAAGCAAGTGCCAACCGCCCATGGGAGGGCGACGATCAAATTGCAGACGAGCAGCCCAATGGATGGGCGACTATCGGACCTTCGCCTATCGCTTTCGGCGGCCAAAAAAGTTGGAAAGTGCCGTCAGCAATGAGCATTACAGACATTGCGCGGGTGCAGGATGATTTCGTTAAAGCCGCTCAACGCGCTTTGAATGCGGGATTCGAATGGCTAGAACTCCATTTCGCCCATGGGTTTCTAGCGCATAGCTTCCTTTCTCCTCACTCCAATCACCGCAAAGACATCTACGGCGGAACATTTGCAAACAGAGCGAGATTCATCCTTGAAACATTCTCAGCAGTTCGCGAGGTTTGGCCAGACGAATTCCCGCTCTCGGCGAGGCTCGGTGTCGTTGAATACGATGGTCGAGATGAAGAAACATTGGCTGAGTCAATTGAACTCATCAAATTATTGAAGCAGGCAGGTATTGACTTCGTGAGCGTGAGCGTCGGGTTTTCCGTGCCAGAAGCTACTATCCCTTGGAGCGCACCCGCGTTCATGGCGCCTGTGGCAAAACGCATCCGCCAGGAGTGCGACTTACCAGTCGCGTTAGCGTGGGGGGTTGGCGAACCGACGGTAGCCGATGAGGCCATTCAACACGGTCACGCCGATCTCATTGCAGTCGGTCGCGCGCTGCTGGCCAATCCGCGCTGGCCTTACGCGGCTGCTAAATCACTTGGTTTGGATCGAGCGTCCTGGCTTACCCTACCTGCGTCATATGCCTTCTGGTTAGAGAATTTTGAGGTTAGGACCCCCGATGATGCCGCGTGA
- a CDS encoding LysR family transcriptional regulator, with the protein MDLAAINAFVSVGDKGGFRAAADALGVTSAAVSKAVSRLEAQLGVMLVARTTRVVRLTSAGEIFHARCKGILADLDLAGKEAAESSEFPLGRLVISASRAFGRLRVLPVIAEFVKQYSQVEVEVRLSDRPVDLVAEGVDLAIRIGHLPDSRLIATRVGQTRYVVCGSPEYLAKAGVPRHPDELYQHYMVGYVAPDTAVRFVYHFQDDGIARTMSFPSRVTVDDGEALVVAGIKSVGLVMVNDYLVEPHLKDGSLVRVLCEFEMPQVPISIVLPNRNPLSAVRAFSAMLSRHLAR; encoded by the coding sequence ATGGATCTAGCGGCAATCAACGCTTTTGTCTCGGTCGGCGACAAAGGGGGCTTCCGCGCCGCCGCTGACGCATTGGGAGTCACGTCAGCTGCAGTAAGCAAGGCCGTGTCTCGGCTTGAAGCGCAATTAGGCGTAATGCTGGTAGCTCGCACGACGCGTGTTGTCCGCCTCACGAGCGCAGGAGAAATTTTCCATGCTCGGTGCAAGGGTATATTGGCTGATCTGGATCTGGCGGGAAAAGAAGCAGCAGAAAGCTCAGAATTCCCATTAGGCCGCCTGGTTATAAGCGCATCGAGAGCATTTGGCCGCTTACGAGTTTTGCCGGTAATTGCAGAGTTTGTGAAGCAATATTCTCAGGTGGAGGTTGAGGTTCGTCTAAGCGACCGGCCAGTCGATCTCGTTGCCGAAGGCGTCGACTTAGCGATCCGGATTGGTCATTTGCCTGATTCCAGGCTTATCGCTACACGTGTAGGCCAGACTCGGTACGTTGTATGTGGATCACCCGAATATCTCGCCAAAGCTGGCGTGCCGAGGCACCCCGATGAGTTATATCAACACTACATGGTTGGTTATGTCGCACCTGATACAGCCGTTCGGTTTGTTTACCACTTCCAAGACGACGGCATTGCGAGGACGATGAGCTTTCCTTCGCGAGTGACAGTAGACGATGGTGAAGCGCTCGTCGTAGCCGGTATCAAATCAGTTGGTCTTGTAATGGTTAACGACTACCTTGTAGAGCCCCACCTCAAAGATGGCAGCCTTGTCCGCGTTTTGTGCGAGTTTGAAATGCCACAGGTTCCAATCAGCATCGTTCTCCCCAATAGGAACCCGTTATCGGCCGTACGGGCGTTTTCCGCAATGCTCAGTCGCCATCTAGCGCGTTGA
- a CDS encoding carboxymuconolactone decarboxylase family protein gives MSVKLGQSDFDRGLELLKRIGGSDFDGPVAKLAEVSKDMAELTVAFPYGQILSRGLLDLRTRQICTVSCLAAHGSAQNQLRFHMHGLLNAGGTPQDLVELMYLSTALIGFPTAINAIDILREIFKARSISYRDTPTESSTSNPDRYVNGLLAFERLMHLPAEEYVGALTKLSPEIAKWTMEFEFGDVFARLGLSPRDKHFIAICMLATVGNRQVQLGTHLKAALACGTTVNEISEVFIQLSAYAGFPTALNAFSVLSATMNEPHVPHDKSTHPPSSNDEGSSRMEKGFASLAATSGGSGEAVVRSFDDIAPDIGRMIVEHSYGDIFCRDGIDPKTRELTACAALAAKGTRTTETPLRVHVKAALKVGASKTELIETMLNLLPYCGYPAVQAALLIVTEEISDG, from the coding sequence ATGTCAGTCAAATTGGGTCAATCGGATTTTGATCGAGGCCTGGAGCTCTTGAAGCGCATAGGTGGTAGCGACTTCGATGGACCTGTCGCTAAGCTGGCCGAAGTGTCCAAAGACATGGCGGAGCTAACTGTCGCTTTCCCCTACGGACAAATTTTGTCCAGAGGCCTGCTAGACCTGAGGACCCGTCAGATCTGCACCGTCAGCTGCCTGGCTGCGCATGGCTCCGCGCAGAACCAGCTGCGCTTTCACATGCACGGCTTATTGAACGCTGGAGGAACGCCGCAGGACTTGGTCGAGCTTATGTATTTGTCGACCGCATTGATCGGTTTTCCAACGGCAATAAATGCAATAGACATTTTGAGAGAAATCTTTAAAGCAAGGTCGATTTCTTATCGAGATACACCTACTGAATCTTCAACCTCGAACCCAGATCGGTATGTCAATGGGCTTTTGGCCTTTGAAAGGCTAATGCACTTGCCGGCAGAGGAATATGTCGGTGCGCTGACGAAATTGTCCCCAGAGATAGCTAAGTGGACGATGGAGTTTGAGTTTGGTGACGTTTTTGCTCGTTTGGGTCTTAGCCCCAGAGACAAACATTTCATTGCTATTTGCATGCTGGCAACGGTGGGTAATCGTCAAGTTCAACTTGGAACTCATTTGAAGGCCGCATTAGCATGCGGTACGACTGTAAATGAGATTTCCGAAGTTTTTATCCAGTTGAGTGCCTATGCGGGTTTCCCCACAGCGTTGAACGCTTTCTCCGTCCTAAGCGCGACCATGAATGAACCACATGTACCGCATGACAAATCAACTCATCCCCCATCCTCCAATGACGAGGGCAGTTCGCGGATGGAAAAGGGCTTCGCATCACTTGCTGCCACTTCCGGCGGGTCGGGCGAGGCTGTAGTACGGAGCTTTGATGACATCGCTCCTGATATTGGTCGCATGATCGTAGAGCATTCATACGGCGACATTTTTTGCCGCGACGGAATCGACCCAAAAACTCGGGAACTTACGGCTTGCGCTGCTCTAGCCGCTAAGGGAACCCGTACAACCGAGACGCCACTTCGCGTGCACGTCAAGGCGGCCCTCAAGGTGGGCGCAAGCAAGACCGAGCTTATTGAGACCATGCTAAATCTTCTTCCTTACTGTGGATACCCCGCCGTACAGGCTGCTTTACTTATTGTTACCGAAGAAATTAGCGATGGTTAA